The region TTAATACTCCGGCACCACTCCCAAATAATAGTATAAACCCAAATTGTAATAAATTCACAGGGAATACCATGGTAACTGCAGAGAGTCCTTCTGCGCCAACAAATCTACCCACGAGTATACGATCTACTATATTATAAAAAGCATTAACTAAAAGGCCTAGTACTGCTGGCCCCACATAGGTTAAAAGTTGTTTTAGTAAGGCATTTTGTTTGAGCGACATGAGTGTTGTTTTTATCATTACAAGGTCTAAGTCTATATTGCAAAATTACAAGATGGTAATATTGTGTTAGCTATTGTTATTTAGGTAAAATGTATTATAATTTATGTTTATTTTTGATGGATAGAAATTAAGGATAAGTATGGAAGTTTATAGTGACATTAAGACGTATTTTTTAAATGCATTTGATGATATTACAGATTATGATAATCAATTTTATATCATGCCTTTTGGAAAAGACTGGATAGCGCATCCAGATCCGGATACAAAGTATTATGAACCTCATAAAAGAGATTTTTTCGAAATAGGTATTATTGCTCAGCATAATAAAAATATGGAAATAGGGGAACAAGTTTTTGATTCAATGCAAAATGGTTTAGCTATAGTGTCTCCATTTCAAACTATTAAATATGGTGAAAGAGCCTCGAAGTTAGAGGATAAAGATGAAGGGTATGTAATTTATTTTAAATCGACACTCTTAGATCGGTTTAATCAGCCTTACGAAGTGCAAAATGAATTCCCATTTTTTAAAATGCATACATTGCCTTTGTATTACTTAACAGAATTAGATTTTAAAGAGCTTACTGTTTTAGCGGAAACCTTATATCAAGAAGCTAAAGCAAACAAAGTGCATAGTTTAGATATCATTAAAGCCTTACTTTTAATTTTATTATATAAAGTAAAACGTATTACAAGTAACAATGAGGGGATTGTTACCGTAAATCGTTATGCTACAATTATGTCTAAGTTTGAAAATGCGATTCAGTCTAGTCAGAATAATTTTCGCTCTGTAAATGAATATGCATCACAACTAAATATTAGTCCAATATATTTAACCGAATGCGTAAAGAAAACTACAGGTAAAAGTGCTCAGAAGATAATTATTGATTATAAAGTGTTACATGCTAAAACCTTACTTAATAAACAAAACCTAACTAATGCTGAAATTGCTGAAGTATTAGGATTTAATGAAGTGGCTAACTTTAATCAATTTTTCAAGCGTAATGTTGGTATTACTGCAACGCAGTTTAGAAAACAAACCAATATTTAACTGTTAGAATAGCGAATAAGCCTTAATCTAAATAGTTTTTTATCCTACTTTGTTAATGTTATGTTATAAAAAAGCATGTCAGGTATAGAAGTCCCTAAAAACGCGAAACAGTTCAATAATATTTCTTTAATTTGCGGCCTATTCATTAATAGGTTTATGGATTACAGAAAACAGATCGGTAAATATCTCGTATCATTATTGCTTTTAATGGCATTAATGCTACCTAGTGTCGTTCAGTTTTTTCATGTTTTTGAAAATCATGGACATGTTGTATGTGCCGAAAAAAAGGTGCATATTCATAACAAAGTGACTAAATGCGAGATTTGTAGTTTTCATTTGGCTTCTTTTAAATATGATATTTTAGATTATCCAGACTTATTAGTAGAAGGTATATCCGTAATATTAGTGTCTAATTTTACTGATATAGAGTGTAATGCATTGCCGGTTACCAATACTCAACTTCGGGCACCACCCACCTTATCTTAACTTAAGATCTATACATACGATTAATTTTTTTGCATCTATTTAATTATTTTTGAGCATATTTTATGGGTTCAATGTGTTTTAAAGGTTTGCTATTTATTAATCTATAACCTAAAGTTTTAGCTACCTAAAAATTATTATACATACTTCATACGTGGTATAATACTATTTGTTGTTTTTAGTAGCCAGTTATCAATACTTTAATTTAATCAAACAATTTTATATGCGAATTTATGTTCTATTCTTACTGCTATTTTGTAGTATGAATGCTGTCTCACAGCAGTGTGATTTAACACTTTCTGGAACAGTAAAAGATCTTCATGACGGTTCTGTGCTCGTGGGCGCAACCTTAATTATTGCAGGAACAGATCAGGCCGTTCAAACAAATCTTGATGGAGCGTTTGAATTTAAAAATTTATGTAAAGGCACGTACGATATACAGGTGTCTCATCCGTTTTGTCTTACTCAAGGGTTTACAGTAAAACTCGATGCAAATACATCTAAAATTTTTAAATTAGAACATCATTTAGAAGAACTAAACGAGGTATTAGTAGAAGGTCATACCAATAAAAATAAATCTAAAACTCTGGTTGAAGCTAAAGTGTCTAATTTAGAATTAGAACGTAACACCAGTGGCACATTAGGAGATGCATTAAATAGTTTAAGTGGAGTATCGTCTTTAAATTCAGGGAATGCCATAGTTAAGCCCATTGTAAATGGGTTGCACAGTAGCCGGGTTGTAATTATAAATAATGGTGTACGTATGGAAGATCAGGAATGGGGATCTGAACATGCTCCAAATATGGATGTAAATGCAATAGGAAATCTTAGTCTTATTAAAGGAGCAGGCGCACTTCAATATAGTGGAGATGCTGTTGGAGGTGTTATCGTTGCAGATGCTCCAAAAGTACCCGTAAAAGATTCATTATATGGTAAAACAATACTTAGTGGAGCATCTAATGGAAGAGGTGGTGCAGTAACCTCACAGCTTACCAAAAGTTATAAAAATGGATGGTTTGGAACTTTACAAGGTACCTGGAAACGTTTTGGCGATTTTGAAGCTCCAGATTATGTACTTAGTAATACAGGAACCGCAGAACGTAATGCATCAATTAATATCGGACTTAATAAATTTAATTACGGGATAGAAGGTTACTATTCTTATTTTAAAAATGAAATCGGAATTTTAAGTGCTTCGCATATAGGTGGTGCTTCAGATTTAGTTAGTGCTATAAATAGTGATGTTCCGTTAATAATAGATGATTTTACTTACGATATTTCTGAACCTAAGCAAGATATTACTCACCACTTAGCGCGTATTAAAGGATTCAAAAAGTTTGAACATTTAGGAACACTAACTTTGCAGTATGATTTTCAGAAAAATAATAGGTTAGAATACGATATTAGAACGGGTTCAGACAAAGGTAAACCCTCGGTAGATTTGGAACTTACAACACATACGTTGCATCTGGATTTAGAGTCGCATTTAATTAATGGCATAAAATTTAAAAGCGGAATTAAAGCCAGTTATCAAGATAATTTTGCAGATCCCAATACAGGAGTTAGACGCTTAATCCCGGATTATGATAAATATGATTTAGGGGCTTATGCTGTATTGGATTATTCTATTAATAGTAAGTGGTTGGTAGAAGCTGGAGGACGTTTTGATTACACTTATATTGATGCGTATAAATACTACAAAACATCTTTTTGGGAATCCCGAAATTATGACGAGTTGTATCCAGAGATAGTTGTTGAAGAGTTTGATAATCAGATTTTAACACATCCGGAATTGTATTTTTATAATCCATCTGTAACCATAGGTGCAACTTACACCTTTGGTAAAGATTACGAATTGTTTTTTAATTATGCCTTAGCATCAAGAGCCCCAAACCCTTCAGAATTATTTAGTGAAGGCTTGCACCATTCTGCATCTAGAATAGAATATGGTGATCTTAGTTTCAATTCGGAAATTGGACATAAAATCATGTTAACCTTACAGCGCAATAATGATGTTTTTAGCTTTTCTGTTAGTCCGTTTGTAAATACGATTAAGGATTTTATTGTAATTGA is a window of Formosa sediminum DNA encoding:
- a CDS encoding helix-turn-helix domain-containing protein, which codes for MEVYSDIKTYFLNAFDDITDYDNQFYIMPFGKDWIAHPDPDTKYYEPHKRDFFEIGIIAQHNKNMEIGEQVFDSMQNGLAIVSPFQTIKYGERASKLEDKDEGYVIYFKSTLLDRFNQPYEVQNEFPFFKMHTLPLYYLTELDFKELTVLAETLYQEAKANKVHSLDIIKALLLILLYKVKRITSNNEGIVTVNRYATIMSKFENAIQSSQNNFRSVNEYASQLNISPIYLTECVKKTTGKSAQKIIIDYKVLHAKTLLNKQNLTNAEIAEVLGFNEVANFNQFFKRNVGITATQFRKQTNI
- a CDS encoding TonB-dependent receptor, coding for MRIYVLFLLLFCSMNAVSQQCDLTLSGTVKDLHDGSVLVGATLIIAGTDQAVQTNLDGAFEFKNLCKGTYDIQVSHPFCLTQGFTVKLDANTSKIFKLEHHLEELNEVLVEGHTNKNKSKTLVEAKVSNLELERNTSGTLGDALNSLSGVSSLNSGNAIVKPIVNGLHSSRVVIINNGVRMEDQEWGSEHAPNMDVNAIGNLSLIKGAGALQYSGDAVGGVIVADAPKVPVKDSLYGKTILSGASNGRGGAVTSQLTKSYKNGWFGTLQGTWKRFGDFEAPDYVLSNTGTAERNASINIGLNKFNYGIEGYYSYFKNEIGILSASHIGGASDLVSAINSDVPLIIDDFTYDISEPKQDITHHLARIKGFKKFEHLGTLTLQYDFQKNNRLEYDIRTGSDKGKPSVDLELTTHTLHLDLESHLINGIKFKSGIKASYQDNFADPNTGVRRLIPDYDKYDLGAYAVLDYSINSKWLVEAGGRFDYTYIDAYKYYKTSFWESRNYDELYPEIVVEEFDNQILTHPELYFYNPSVTIGATYTFGKDYELFFNYALASRAPNPSELFSEGLHHSASRIEYGDLSFNSEIGHKIMLTLQRNNDVFSFSVSPFVNTIKDFIVIEPTSIETTVRGSFQVWEYRQTNAQLLGVDLDASYAFTDKFRYNYQFSFVKGYDRSQDEPLISMPPVNMKNEIVYLNPEVHNLRLALQSEYVFRQNEYPDNNFEVYIPETESTEVVDISTPPDAYHLLNFNSSIDFNINTKSKLTLGFAVTNLLNTSYRDYLNSMRYYADDLGRNFILNLKLNY